The genome window CGGTGTAAAAAGATGGTCTCTTGAAGTTGATGATGTTAAAAAGGCATATGAGACAGCCATCGCAAACGGAGGTATTCCATCACGCACTCCTAAGAAATATGAGAATGAGCAGGGTTATGTTGAAGAAGCTGCTATCAGACTTTATGATGATGCGGAAATCTGTTTCTTTAACGGGGACAATTATAAAGGAATCTTCCGTCCGGGATTTATTGCTCCTATCCAGAAAATTAACATTGAAACAGAAGACACCGGACTGCTGAAGGTTGATCACGTTGTGGGAAATGTACGTGAAAACGAAATGGATCTCTGGGTAAATTATATGAATAAAGCGCTCAATCTTGAAACCTTCCTTGAATTTGGTCCCGGAGATATATCCACAAAATATTCTGCTCTTCTTTCGAAGGTTGTACGTTCAAGAGATAAAAAAATCCGCAATCCCATCAATGAGCCGTATGAGGGCGTTAAGAAATCTCAGATTGAAGAATATATTGATGAATATACCGGTTCTGGTATTCAGCATATTGCTATTACAACCGATGATATTATCAAAACAATTTCTACGATGAGAAAAAATGGTGTGGAGTTTCTTTCTACTCCTCCTGATACCTATTATCAGATGATTCGTGAAAGAGGTATCCAGATTGACGAAGATATTGATAGACTGAAGGAACTCGGAATTCTGATTGATATCGAAGGTCAGGGATATCTGCTTCAGTTGTTTACAAAACCGATCGGGGACCGCCCGACATTTTTCTTTGAGATCATTCAGAGATGTAAAGGAAGTGAAGGATTCGGACAAGGTAACTTCCAGGCACTTTTTGAATCAATTGAGCGAGATCAGATTTTACGCGGCAATTTTGATAAAGAATAATTAGTGAAATACCGGCAGGCGGCTTGTTGCCGCCTGTATTATTTTTTTGAACATTTAAGATAGAAGAGGACTGAGACGATGCCATATTACGTGAGATTAGGTAAGGTTCCCCCGAAGCGCCATATCACCTTTTATAAGGAAGACGGTAAATCCCTTTATCGTGAAGAATTGTTCGGTACAAAGGGTTTTTCTGGTATTTATTCAAATAAATACCATTTATATATGCCTCCGCAGGTTGAAGAAATAAAAGAAATATTCCCCGATAAATCACCTGACTGGAATGATGCTCCATTGCAGTATTATCATTTCAAAACAGGCAAGAAACACACAGGAGGTAATTATATCACTTCCAGACAGGAATATCTCCGCAATAACAATTGTGTTATCTCTACCGCAAAGGTAACTGAGGATACAGATTTGTTCTTTAGAAACAGCCACATGCACGAGATGATATTTGTCCATCACGGAAGCGGTCATTTCCTTTCAGAGTATGGTGATCTGCCCTTCACTCAATGGGATTATATCATTGTTCCCAAGGGAACAACGTATCAGATGAAGTTTGACAGCCTGTCAGATGTGCGTCTGCTTATAACGGAATCATCAACTCCTTATGATATACCCCGCCATTTCAGAAATGAATACGGCCAGTTGACAGAAGAAGCGCCCTATTATGAACGGGATTTCAAACCTCCGGTATCGCTTGAACCGGTTGACCAGATCGGGTCGTTTAACCTGATTCTTAAACTGCGCGGCAGATATTTTGAATATACTGTTCCTCATCATCCGTTTGATGTTGTCGGGTGGGATGGATTCCTTTATCCCTACACCTTTAATATAAAAGAGTATGCCCCTAAGGTAGGTAAAATACACTTGCCTCCTCCGGTACATCTGGTATTTACTACGGAGCATTTTGTGGTCTGTAACTTTGTACCGCGGTTGTTTGATTTCCATCCGCAGGCTATTCCTGCCCCGTATTTCCACAGCAATGTTGACAGTGACGAAGTACTGTATTATGTGCATGGAGACTTCATGAGCCGTTCAGGCGTTGAAGAAGGCTCTGTTACGCTTCATCCGATGGGAATTCCCCATGGTCCTCAGCCCGGAAGAACGGAAGCTTCTATTGGCAAGAAAGAAGCAGAAGAGTATGCCGTCATGATTGATACCTTTGAGCCCCTTAATCTGACGTTGAATGTTAAGGCGACAAAGGTTGCTGATTACGAACATTCCTGGCTGGAGCACTGATGGTTTTCGTTCCGGAATTCATCAGGAATCTGAGCCCCTACAAAGCAGGCAAACCCATTGATGAACTTGCGCGTGAGAAGGGACTCACGCGCATTGTTAAACTTGCGTCAAATGAAAACCCGCTTGGCCCTTCTCCCAAAGCGCTTGATGCTATGAAGACAGTCACAGGCGAACTTCACAGATATACTGATCCTTCCTGTTACCGGCTTACTCATGCAGTATCTGCGAAATATAATCAGCCGGCAGACAGGGTATTCGCTGCGGCTGGCTCTGATGCCATTCTACAATATATCATAAGCACATTTTCTGAACCTGGTGATGAAGTCTTGACTTCGGAAGGAACTTTTATTGGCTGGTTTGTAAACGTGAATAAATATGACAGAAAATCAGTTACCGTTCCCCAGAGGGAGTACAGGTATGATCTGAAGACGATGGCTGATGCAATTACCAGTCAGACAAAAATTATATATCTGGCCAATCCGAATAATCCGACTGGTACGATTTTTACGAAAAACGAGTTCGAGTATTTTCTTGCAAAAGTACCGGATGATATACTCATCATCTATGATGAGGCCTATACTGTCTATTCTGAGCATAACCCTGAATATCCGCGAGGACTGGATTATAAACTGAATAATCTGATTGTGCTCAGGACATTTTCTAAAGCTTATGGACTTGCGGGGCTGAGGATTGGAATCGCTTTTGGTCATCCCTCGGTTATTCGCGAACTGTATAAAGTTAAACTTCCGTTTGAACCTAATCTGCTGGCGCAGGAAGCAGCAATTGCGTCCTTAGGTGATGACGAGTTTATTCAAAAAACTGTTGAGCTGAACCGCCGTTCCCTCCGGATTCTTGAAGAAACTGCCGATCAGCTTGGAATAAACAGAACTGAATCCGCAGCTAATTTTTTCATGCTTCTTTTTGATGATACCGAAACGGCTTTTGAATTTCATGAAGAATGCCTGGCCAGCGGACTCATCCTCAGACCACTTGGCTCATTCGGTTTCCCAAATGCAGTCAGGATAAATTCCGGAACGGATGAAGAAACTGCTTTTGCGGCGGATGTACTTAAAAGGGTTTATAAGAAAGTGATTGCTGATAAAATCAGCGTTTAATGCAGTCTGTTATCAGCATCAAATAATATGGAGTTGAAATGAAATTTGTATCTTTTGAATCAGGTGACAGCTATCTGACCGGGCTTTATATAGATGGTTATATCTATCCGGTTCAGGCAATGGCTACATCACTTGAAATTGTCTGTCCGGCAAAGATGGAAGATCTCCTTCTGGAGTGGGATCGTTCACTTGAGGTTGCCAGCCATATAACTGAAGCAGTAAAGAGCGGCAAGATTAACAGCCATCTCAAGATTGAGGACGTAAAACTGTTATCTCCTGTTCCCAGGCCCACTTCCTGCAGGGATGGGTATGCTTTCAGACAGCATGTGATGACAGCCCGGCGAAACAGGGGAGTAGAGATGATTCCGGAATTTGATGAGTATCCCGTTTTTTATTTTACCAATCATCTAGCTGTATTTGGCCCCGGGGAAATCGTGCTAGAAGAAGATCATTTCAAATCACTTGATTTCGAACTGGAATGTGCAATTGTCATCGGAAAAGAAGGTAAAAATATCACTTCATCGGAAGCTGATAATTATATAGCCGGATTTATGGTCATGAATGATCTTTCTGCCCGTGTTCTGCAGATGGAAGAAATGAAACTTAATCTGGGACCTGCAAAGGGTAAGGATTTCGCCACAACGTTTGGACCGTTTATGGTAACTCCTGATGAACTTGCCGATGCGGCATCCAAAGGTGAATATGGAAATGTATATTCACTGAGTATGAAAGCGTTCCATAATGGAAAACAAATTTCGGAGGGCAATGTTAATCAGATGAACTGGACTTTTGCGGAACTGATTGAACGGGCCTCTTATGGCGTAATGCTGCATCCCGGAGATGTGATCGGCTCTGGTACCGTAGGAACCGGTTGTTATCTTGAACTTAACGGTACAGCCGCGCTTGAAGCCAGGAAAAAAGGAGAGAGTTATACACCGGTCTGGATTAAAGAGGGAGATTCAATATCTCTGGAAATTGAAAGACTCGGAGTACTTACTAATACTTTTAAGAATGCTGGTACCGGATATTCTATTCTGAAAAAGAAAAAGAAGGTAAATTAGGATACAAGATTTCTTAAATTCAGAAACTGACAAATGTATCCGACATCAAAAATAATCATGGTTCGTCCGGCAAATTTTGGTTTTAACCCTGAGACTGCCGGCTCTAATGCTTTTCAGAAAAATAATACAGGACTTGCGGAACAGTCCGGAAGTTTAGCACAGGCAGAATTTGATGCTGCAATAGCAAAACTGCGCAGTGCCGGAGTGGATATTCATGTTTTTGAAGATACCGCGATTCCGGTTAAACCGGATGCAGTATTTCCTAATAACTGGATCAGTCTGCATGAAAACGGGACGATAATTCTTTACCCGATGCTTTCTGAGAAACGTCGTCTTGAGAGAAGAGAAGATATCGTAAAAGAGCTTACTGCAAATTATGCTGTCCTGCAGGTTTATGATTTTTCGGCTTCAGAATCAGAGGGAAAGTTTTTAGAAGGGACGGGAAGTATTGTATTTGATCATCTCCATAAGTTTGCCTATGCCGCTCTTTCTCCCCGGACGCATCTTGACCTATTCCAAAACCTGTGCTCTGTAATCGGATACAAACCTGTCGCGTTTCATGCAGCTGATCATAATGGAAATGAGATATATCATACCAATGTTCTGATGTGTATCGGTTCAGGATTTGCCGTGATTTGTACTGACTCATTAACCGATAAAAGCGAAAGGGATAATGTCATACGGCTGCTTCAGGAAACAGACCATGAAGTGGTAGCAATCAGCTTTGAACAGATGAATTCATTTGCTGGGAATATGATTTTGCTAAAAAACAATGCCGGGGAGCAATTGCTGGTTATGTCGGAATCTGCTTATAACTCACTTTTTGAAGAGCAGAAGACTATACTTTCTAAATATGCACGGCTGCTGCCGTTAAGCATACCAACGATAGAAACGCTTGGAGGGGGAAGTGCACGCTGCATGATCGCCGAGAATTTTTTACCGGAAAAAGTCCGCTAAATTACTTCAGGATTTTTTGAATCACATCCGCGGAGACATCATCATCAATCTCTGCAACGATAAAATAACCATCGGTAATTAAATTTTCAGTTATCAGCTTCATAAACTTTTGCTGATCACTGTAAACCAGTGCTCCTGTATCTTCAGACCATTCTTCTCTCATACAGAGACATCCCAAAGTCGGGGTATAGGGAAAGTAAACTTCATTTTTATAATAATTAATATCGGTTGCGGTACCGTGAGCAATAATTTCATTCCTGCCTGCTTTCCCTGCGATAAATGCTTCGAGAAACGCATTCTTTACGCGCAATTTTTCAGGCAGTATTGAAAGATACCGGTCACTTTCCATAACTGTTACTTTTTCTGATGATGTTCTGAAATATACTTCCGGTGCAACCTCGAAGGGAAGGGCAAGCTGTAAATTTGGAGTGTTACCGATGAATACATTTTCGGAAGTATCAATTCCGAGAATGGTAAATATTCCCTGGGGTGTATTTCCGTTTGTTAAAAATCCTGGCATGTTTGAAAGAGCCCGGGCCATTTGGGGAATGAGGGTTGTCTTTCCTGAACTATCACGCAGAAATCCAGTGCCATTTTTCTTAATTAAAACAAATCCGGGTTTGTTTCTGTTTTTGTATTGCAAGGAGAATATGATGTTTTGCTGGTATGAATGATTCAGCAGAATACTTACATCAGTTTGTGAGAGCGGGCTTTCTTTTTTCAGATATAAAAGCAGGCCTTGAATAATCGGATGATCTTCAGAATCGGTCCGGTTGATATAGTTTTCTGTTATTTCCAGCATTTCTCCCAGATGAACCCCGTTTTTTGAAAGATACACTGCCATCATGGAAAATATTTTTGGGTGCGATACCTTATGAATTTTTTTGCTCAGTAATTCTGTAAATTCTGAAGGATATACGGTGAATGCACATTCAAGAGCACTGCGGAGTTCCGCCTCAGGAAGTATTTTTTCTGAGAACAAAGTAGTCAGAGTACTGTGTAAATCATCACTTTTTCTCAATAATAATCCTGCCCCCCAGAAAGCTTCATCCAGATCTTTTGATTCTCCTGATTCTAGAAATTGCGTTAATGCACTATCAATCTTGTTCTCAAGTGAAGCTTTATACTCCAGACGGCTTTGTCTTAAAGTAAAATTATTTTGAGGCAGTAAAGAGGTAAAAAATATGAGAATCAGAAACGGAATGATTATTCTTGCAGTCATAACGATCCCCGGATAATTCCGAATTCAAAAGAACGTTTTTCCCCGGGCAGCAATACAATCTGATCTTTAAGTTCATCTCTGTTGAATGCGTCGGTAATAAATTCTACCGGTTCCAGTGCAATTGATTTTCTCTTCTCGCCCCTGAGACTCTCTGGAGTATATGCATAAAAAACCCCTCTTTCCTGAAAAATTCTGAATGCAGTTTTATTTATCGTATCTGTGAGCACAGACTCAATTAAACCGTTTTGGCCCGGTTTAAGATTCGTGTAGCAGGCGTTGACCACTGAGTCTCCAATCATTCTTACGGGAGCCGGATCGGCAAAATACAAAATATCATCTGAGGAAATCTTCTTGATATGGTTACTCTGAAGCGGAACAAGCTGTTGATCAGTAACCACTACTTCTTCCGAGGGAATATACAGCCGGAATGAGTTTATTAACTGCCCGCCTGAATAAAAATAAGGATGCCAGCCGCAGCCGAAGGGGAGAGGATCAGTGCCAAGATTTGTTCCTTCGATTGAAAGACCAAGTTTTTTATTTCTGAAGCGATAAGTGACTGCAATACCAGTATGAAAGGGATAAGCAGAAAACATTTCAGGAGAAATTTGAGTATGGTATTTTATGATAACTTCTTCCTCAGTCTGTCCTATTTCTTCAACCTTAAAAATCATTTTTCTCACCATACCATGACTTTTCCCGGACTGATCATTCAGATGATAACTTCTGCCGTTAAATGAATAAGTGCCTTCTCTCATTCTGTTCGAGAATGGCGCCATTATCCAGTTAACAGCGGCTTCTCCCTTGATGAGCTGTTCAGGAGAATGATATGGAACAAGTATATCTGCTCCTCCCTGATTAGTAATATATGTGTACGAAGTTACGGTTGCACCGTAATTGCACACAGTTAAACTATCACCGCTGATCAGCGAGGTTATTTTTACGCTTTCAAAATCA of Ignavibacteriales bacterium contains these proteins:
- the hppD gene encoding 4-hydroxyphenylpyruvate dioxygenase, giving the protein MSQELGVRGYHYIEFYVGSAKMWAFWLAKTFSFKIVGYSGAETGNKEKVSYYLEKNSMKFVISSFLKPTNYDIAYFVQRHGDGVKRWSLEVDDVKKAYETAIANGGIPSRTPKKYENEQGYVEEAAIRLYDDAEICFFNGDNYKGIFRPGFIAPIQKINIETEDTGLLKVDHVVGNVRENEMDLWVNYMNKALNLETFLEFGPGDISTKYSALLSKVVRSRDKKIRNPINEPYEGVKKSQIEEYIDEYTGSGIQHIAITTDDIIKTISTMRKNGVEFLSTPPDTYYQMIRERGIQIDEDIDRLKELGILIDIEGQGYLLQLFTKPIGDRPTFFFEIIQRCKGSEGFGQGNFQALFESIERDQILRGNFDKE
- a CDS encoding homogentisate 1,2-dioxygenase, whose protein sequence is MPYYVRLGKVPPKRHITFYKEDGKSLYREELFGTKGFSGIYSNKYHLYMPPQVEEIKEIFPDKSPDWNDAPLQYYHFKTGKKHTGGNYITSRQEYLRNNNCVISTAKVTEDTDLFFRNSHMHEMIFVHHGSGHFLSEYGDLPFTQWDYIIVPKGTTYQMKFDSLSDVRLLITESSTPYDIPRHFRNEYGQLTEEAPYYERDFKPPVSLEPVDQIGSFNLILKLRGRYFEYTVPHHPFDVVGWDGFLYPYTFNIKEYAPKVGKIHLPPPVHLVFTTEHFVVCNFVPRLFDFHPQAIPAPYFHSNVDSDEVLYYVHGDFMSRSGVEEGSVTLHPMGIPHGPQPGRTEASIGKKEAEEYAVMIDTFEPLNLTLNVKATKVADYEHSWLEH
- the hisC gene encoding histidinol-phosphate transaminase, which encodes MVFVPEFIRNLSPYKAGKPIDELAREKGLTRIVKLASNENPLGPSPKALDAMKTVTGELHRYTDPSCYRLTHAVSAKYNQPADRVFAAAGSDAILQYIISTFSEPGDEVLTSEGTFIGWFVNVNKYDRKSVTVPQREYRYDLKTMADAITSQTKIIYLANPNNPTGTIFTKNEFEYFLAKVPDDILIIYDEAYTVYSEHNPEYPRGLDYKLNNLIVLRTFSKAYGLAGLRIGIAFGHPSVIRELYKVKLPFEPNLLAQEAAIASLGDDEFIQKTVELNRRSLRILEETADQLGINRTESAANFFMLLFDDTETAFEFHEECLASGLILRPLGSFGFPNAVRINSGTDEETAFAADVLKRVYKKVIADKISV
- a CDS encoding fumarylacetoacetate hydrolase family protein codes for the protein MKFVSFESGDSYLTGLYIDGYIYPVQAMATSLEIVCPAKMEDLLLEWDRSLEVASHITEAVKSGKINSHLKIEDVKLLSPVPRPTSCRDGYAFRQHVMTARRNRGVEMIPEFDEYPVFYFTNHLAVFGPGEIVLEEDHFKSLDFELECAIVIGKEGKNITSSEADNYIAGFMVMNDLSARVLQMEEMKLNLGPAKGKDFATTFGPFMVTPDELADAASKGEYGNVYSLSMKAFHNGKQISEGNVNQMNWTFAELIERASYGVMLHPGDVIGSGTVGTGCYLELNGTAALEARKKGESYTPVWIKEGDSISLEIERLGVLTNTFKNAGTGYSILKKKKKVN
- a CDS encoding amidinotransferase, which translates into the protein MYPTSKIIMVRPANFGFNPETAGSNAFQKNNTGLAEQSGSLAQAEFDAAIAKLRSAGVDIHVFEDTAIPVKPDAVFPNNWISLHENGTIILYPMLSEKRRLERREDIVKELTANYAVLQVYDFSASESEGKFLEGTGSIVFDHLHKFAYAALSPRTHLDLFQNLCSVIGYKPVAFHAADHNGNEIYHTNVLMCIGSGFAVICTDSLTDKSERDNVIRLLQETDHEVVAISFEQMNSFAGNMILLKNNAGEQLLVMSESAYNSLFEEQKTILSKYARLLPLSIPTIETLGGGSARCMIAENFLPEKVR
- a CDS encoding aldose 1-epimerase; its protein translation is MNFKIETLPFGDFESVKITSLISGDSLTVCNYGATVTSYTYITNQGGADILVPYHSPEQLIKGEAAVNWIMAPFSNRMREGTYSFNGRSYHLNDQSGKSHGMVRKMIFKVEEIGQTEEEVIIKYHTQISPEMFSAYPFHTGIAVTYRFRNKKLGLSIEGTNLGTDPLPFGCGWHPYFYSGGQLINSFRLYIPSEEVVVTDQQLVPLQSNHIKKISSDDILYFADPAPVRMIGDSVVNACYTNLKPGQNGLIESVLTDTINKTAFRIFQERGVFYAYTPESLRGEKRKSIALEPVEFITDAFNRDELKDQIVLLPGEKRSFEFGIIRGSL